The following proteins are co-located in the Cupriavidus pauculus genome:
- a CDS encoding cytochrome C assembly family protein, with protein sequence MAIVLYALTAILYCGLAFHGWATRNPQLAAAGGAAVGPQGRAAAMAVLVPAPVPGDAAAGQPAWWHAAVLAALVSHGVLLHETIFPSDHMMFGFAFALSAMLWLGVGIYWIESFFFSLAGLGLIVFPVAMLASLMPLAFPGAQILGYAARPLFKLHFVIANVAYGLFTLAAFHAFLMLLAERRLHGFNRPAAGEPASGQWLGRWLDLLPPLLTLEKLLFRLIAAGFVLLTLTIASGFLFSEQLFARAFRVDHKTVFAVISWVMFGGILVGRRFRGWRGRTALRWVIASFAILLLAYVGSRFVIEVVLHRIT encoded by the coding sequence ATGGCCATTGTACTGTATGCCTTGACGGCAATTCTCTACTGCGGCCTGGCCTTCCACGGCTGGGCGACGCGCAACCCGCAACTGGCGGCCGCCGGCGGGGCAGCGGTCGGGCCGCAGGGGCGCGCCGCGGCAATGGCCGTGCTGGTGCCCGCGCCGGTGCCGGGCGACGCGGCCGCCGGACAGCCGGCCTGGTGGCACGCGGCGGTGCTGGCCGCGCTGGTCAGCCACGGCGTGCTGCTGCACGAGACCATCTTCCCGTCTGACCACATGATGTTCGGCTTTGCCTTCGCGCTGTCGGCCATGCTGTGGCTGGGCGTGGGCATCTACTGGATCGAAAGCTTCTTCTTCTCGCTGGCCGGCCTGGGGCTGATCGTGTTCCCGGTGGCGATGCTGGCCAGCCTGATGCCGCTGGCGTTTCCGGGCGCGCAGATCCTGGGCTATGCCGCGCGGCCGCTGTTCAAGCTCCACTTCGTGATTGCCAACGTGGCCTACGGGCTGTTCACGCTGGCCGCGTTCCACGCCTTCCTGATGCTGCTGGCCGAGCGCCGGCTGCACGGCTTCAACCGGCCGGCCGCGGGCGAGCCGGCGTCCGGGCAGTGGCTGGGCCGCTGGCTGGACCTGCTGCCGCCGCTGCTGACGCTGGAAAAGCTGCTGTTCCGGCTGATCGCGGCCGGCTTTGTGCTGCTGACGCTGACCATCGCGTCGGGCTTCCTGTTCTCGGAGCAACTGTTCGCCCGCGCGTTCCGGGTGGACCACAAGACCGTGTTCGCCGTCATCTCCTGGGTGATGTTCGGCGGCATCCTGGTCGGCCGGCGCTTCCGGGGCTGGCGCGGGCGCACGGCGCTGCGCTGGGTCATCGCGTCGTTCGCCATCCTGCTGCTGGCCTATGTCGGCAGCCGCTTCGTCATCGAGGTGGTGCTGCACCGGATCACCTGA
- a CDS encoding PAS domain-containing sensor histidine kinase: MTRRPSAWARLSGWHLLAALWRQPEPPDFHWRLLRYFCWTRAAVALLLLGYAWLPLERGSSAVSMVGIATSARTAAAIPVVVPYLCIALATLLGTLWRRHFHLRVRAQVIVDLLLLAAIYLVLGGAGSHGEGLAMIFLLPALEAGALTSLLFALFTAAVSAMLVMFNPFAQTLLARQADANLLGSGLFGLVFMIAALVMYTLANRQIAQEQLALAREQELRLQQLVNRLMVNDMQDGVMLVRANGAVVAANPAAFVLLGVQPHERIKQGQVRAGERENVLFDLRRIPRLQPLMEMLRDWIHRKDDVPRILQLLPLPSRPSASRSPMLHTRLRLRFVLPGLAGLRATLGGVSTLGGDTAGLHDMSPEGAARLRLAIAQNEAMAWSPEDETLLRSEMRDTVLVHIESWERIAEQVQQEKLAAMGRLVASVAHQIRNPLAAISQANELLADSGGGEGNIDARLLRIISDNVRRLDQVVSDVLQLSRRPRTDQSAVDLAQALPEIVDRWRLEMRARAGTRAEVNANAIRVTVDLQGPVIFDVAQLQQVLGNLLDNAWRYCSRLPGAIRMLAHALDQHHAELIVWNDGAEVARDQQRSLFEPFFTSNPQGTGLGLFMARELCGANDAQVRYGAIVLDSLLERTGTLAGGARDTLPAKAFVLTMRLQAPDVVDAAIASHPATATAAPARTPPRTAQQ, translated from the coding sequence ATGACGCGGCGGCCGTCGGCCTGGGCCAGGCTGAGCGGCTGGCACCTGCTTGCGGCGCTCTGGCGCCAGCCCGAGCCGCCCGACTTCCACTGGCGCCTGCTGCGCTACTTCTGCTGGACCCGCGCCGCCGTGGCGCTGCTGCTGCTGGGTTATGCCTGGCTGCCGCTGGAGCGCGGCAGCAGCGCCGTGTCGATGGTCGGCATCGCCACCAGCGCCCGCACCGCGGCGGCCATCCCCGTGGTGGTGCCGTATCTCTGCATCGCGCTGGCCACGCTGCTCGGCACGCTGTGGCGGCGCCACTTCCACCTGCGCGTGCGCGCCCAGGTCATCGTCGATCTGCTGCTGCTCGCCGCCATCTATCTGGTGCTCGGCGGCGCCGGCAGCCACGGCGAAGGGCTGGCGATGATCTTCCTGCTGCCCGCGCTGGAGGCCGGCGCGCTGACCAGCCTGCTGTTCGCGCTGTTCACGGCGGCCGTGTCGGCGATGCTGGTGATGTTCAACCCGTTTGCCCAGACGCTGCTGGCCCGCCAGGCCGACGCCAACCTGCTGGGATCGGGGCTGTTCGGGCTGGTCTTCATGATTGCCGCGCTGGTCATGTACACGCTGGCCAACCGCCAGATCGCCCAGGAGCAACTGGCGCTGGCCCGCGAGCAGGAACTGCGGCTGCAGCAGCTTGTGAACCGGCTGATGGTCAACGACATGCAGGACGGCGTGATGCTGGTGCGCGCCAACGGTGCCGTGGTGGCGGCCAACCCGGCCGCGTTCGTGCTGCTGGGCGTCCAGCCGCACGAGCGGATCAAGCAGGGCCAGGTGCGCGCCGGCGAGCGCGAGAACGTGCTGTTCGACCTGCGCCGCATCCCGCGGCTGCAGCCGCTGATGGAAATGCTGCGCGACTGGATTCATCGCAAGGACGACGTGCCGCGCATCCTGCAGTTGCTGCCGCTGCCATCGCGCCCGTCGGCCAGCCGCTCGCCGATGCTGCACACGCGGCTGCGGCTGCGCTTCGTGCTGCCGGGGCTGGCCGGGCTGCGGGCCACGCTGGGCGGTGTGTCCACGCTGGGCGGCGACACGGCCGGCCTGCACGATATGTCGCCCGAGGGCGCGGCGCGGCTGCGGCTGGCCATCGCCCAGAACGAGGCCATGGCGTGGAGCCCCGAGGACGAGACGCTGCTGCGCAGCGAGATGCGCGACACGGTGCTGGTGCATATCGAAAGCTGGGAACGCATCGCCGAGCAGGTGCAGCAGGAAAAACTGGCCGCGATGGGCCGGCTGGTGGCCAGCGTGGCGCACCAGATCCGCAACCCGCTGGCCGCGATCAGCCAGGCCAACGAACTGCTGGCCGATTCGGGCGGCGGCGAGGGCAACATCGACGCGCGGCTGCTACGGATCATCAGCGACAACGTGCGGCGGCTGGACCAGGTGGTGTCCGACGTGCTGCAGCTGTCGCGCCGGCCCAGGACCGACCAGAGCGCCGTGGACCTGGCGCAGGCGCTGCCCGAGATCGTCGACCGCTGGCGGCTGGAAATGCGCGCCCGCGCCGGCACCCGCGCCGAGGTCAACGCCAATGCGATCCGCGTGACCGTGGACCTGCAGGGGCCGGTGATCTTCGACGTGGCGCAGCTGCAGCAGGTGCTGGGCAACCTGCTGGACAACGCCTGGCGCTACTGCAGCCGGCTGCCCGGCGCAATCCGCATGCTGGCCCACGCGCTGGACCAGCACCATGCGGAGCTGATCGTCTGGAACGACGGCGCCGAAGTGGCGCGCGACCAGCAGCGCAGCCTGTTCGAGCCGTTTTTCACCAGCAATCCGCAGGGCACGGGGCTGGGCCTGTTCATGGCGCGCGAGCTGTGCGGGGCCAATGACGCGCAGGTGCGCTACGGCGCCATCGTGCTGGACTCGCTGCTGGAGCGCACCGGCACGCTGGCCGGCGGGGCGCGCGATACACTGCCGGCCAAGGCGTTCGTGCTGACGATGCGCCTGCAGGCGCCAGACGTGGTCGACGCGGCCATCGCCTCCCACCCCGCTACCGCCACTGCCGCCCCCGCCCGCACGCCGCCGCGCACCGCACAACAATAA
- the ampD gene encoding 1,6-anhydro-N-acetylmuramyl-L-alanine amidase AmpD yields the protein MPDTAGAPDAFLPDADGWVPAARRVLSPNHDARPDGEPVDVVVIHNISLPPGQFGTGDIEAFFQNRLDVARHPFFETIRDVRVSAHFLIARDGELVQFVPCRLRAWHAGQSDYCGRPRCNDFSIGIEIEGADDQPFTLAQYDTAAALVAGLRAAYPIRGVAGHSDIAPGRKTDPGPHFDWDRFARLAGLPGSLLPYRHPGDDPD from the coding sequence ATGCCTGACACGGCCGGCGCGCCCGACGCCTTCCTGCCCGACGCCGACGGCTGGGTGCCGGCCGCGCGCCGCGTGTTGTCGCCGAACCACGACGCACGCCCGGACGGCGAGCCGGTGGACGTGGTGGTCATCCATAACATCAGCCTGCCGCCCGGCCAGTTCGGCACGGGCGACATCGAGGCGTTCTTCCAGAACCGGCTCGACGTGGCGCGGCATCCGTTCTTCGAGACGATCCGCGACGTGCGCGTGTCGGCACACTTCCTGATCGCCCGCGACGGCGAACTGGTGCAGTTCGTGCCATGCCGGCTGCGGGCGTGGCATGCGGGTCAGTCCGATTACTGCGGCCGGCCGCGCTGCAACGACTTCTCGATTGGCATCGAGATCGAAGGCGCCGATGACCAGCCGTTCACGCTGGCCCAGTACGACACGGCCGCCGCGCTGGTGGCGGGGCTGCGGGCGGCCTATCCGATCCGGGGCGTGGCCGGCCACAGCGACATCGCGCCGGGCCGCAAGACCGATCCGGGGCCCCATTTCGACTGGGACCGTTTTGCCAGGCTGGCCGGACTGCCCGGCAGCCTGCTGCCCTACCGGCACCCCGGCGACGACCCCGACTAG
- a CDS encoding sigma-54-dependent transcriptional regulator, producing MPARPPAPDPILVIDDEADLRELLDISLRRMGHDVVMAGSLAEARLRLAERRYSLVLTDMRLGDGLGIDIVRQLSASPERTPVAVITAYGSADNAVDALKAGAFDYIAKPVSLDQLRTLILNALGRQQRAPVEGGQGAEASELADRAAGLLPGVSAAINEVRRSLSRLARSMAPVVISGESGSGKERAARAIHAISARSAHPFVAVNCGAIPETLMEAEFFGHVKGAFTGADAERGGFFQAAHGGTLMLDEVADLPLAMQVKLLRALQERRVRKIGASKEDSVDVRVMCASHKDLAAMVAAGSFRQDLYYRLNVLELRMPTLRERVEDVPVLAHAILEHLATRYGDAHPKRLSRAALERLTAYPFPGNVRELENLLERAYAFAESEEIAVADLGPLDAGMERATLWQAGAPAPMLAPAPAQAGYHAWGASAGWPASTGMAAPAAPPPELVPDPAPGAAVAPDPLATALEDLAFPIDLPARLEAVERELILRALRQTGFNRTAAAPLLGLNFRQLRYRIQQLGIRDEREGREGQAATDDGEPLPEGEGRDA from the coding sequence ATGCCAGCCCGACCGCCCGCTCCCGATCCGATCCTCGTCATCGACGACGAGGCCGACCTGCGCGAGCTGCTGGACATCTCGCTGCGCCGCATGGGCCATGACGTGGTGATGGCTGGCTCGCTGGCCGAGGCGCGGCTGCGGCTGGCCGAGCGCCGTTACAGCCTGGTGCTGACCGACATGCGGCTGGGTGACGGGCTGGGCATCGACATCGTGCGGCAGTTGTCGGCGTCGCCCGAACGCACGCCGGTGGCGGTGATCACGGCCTACGGCAGCGCCGACAACGCCGTGGACGCACTCAAGGCCGGTGCGTTCGACTACATCGCCAAGCCGGTGTCGCTGGACCAGCTGCGCACGCTGATCCTGAACGCGCTGGGGCGCCAGCAGCGCGCGCCGGTGGAGGGCGGGCAGGGCGCGGAGGCGTCGGAGCTGGCCGATCGCGCGGCGGGGCTGCTGCCGGGCGTGTCGGCGGCCATCAACGAGGTGCGGCGATCGCTGTCGCGGCTGGCGCGCAGCATGGCGCCGGTGGTGATCAGTGGCGAATCGGGCAGCGGCAAGGAGCGCGCGGCGCGCGCCATCCACGCCATCAGCGCGCGCTCGGCGCATCCGTTCGTCGCCGTGAACTGCGGCGCGATTCCCGAGACGCTGATGGAGGCCGAGTTCTTCGGCCACGTGAAGGGCGCCTTCACGGGCGCCGACGCCGAACGCGGCGGCTTCTTCCAGGCCGCCCATGGCGGCACGCTGATGCTGGACGAGGTGGCCGACCTGCCGCTGGCGATGCAGGTCAAGCTGCTGCGCGCGCTGCAGGAACGCCGCGTGCGCAAGATCGGCGCCAGCAAGGAAGACAGCGTGGACGTGCGCGTGATGTGCGCCAGCCACAAGGACCTGGCCGCGATGGTGGCGGCCGGATCGTTCCGGCAGGATCTTTATTACCGGCTCAACGTGCTGGAACTGCGCATGCCGACGCTGCGCGAGCGCGTGGAGGACGTGCCGGTGCTGGCCCACGCCATCCTGGAACACCTGGCCACGCGCTACGGCGACGCGCATCCGAAGCGGCTGTCGCGCGCGGCGCTGGAGCGGCTGACCGCCTACCCGTTCCCCGGCAACGTGCGGGAACTGGAAAACCTGCTCGAACGCGCCTATGCGTTCGCCGAGTCGGAAGAAATCGCCGTGGCCGACCTGGGGCCGCTGGACGCCGGCATGGAACGCGCGACGCTCTGGCAGGCCGGTGCGCCGGCGCCGATGCTGGCGCCCGCGCCGGCTCAGGCCGGCTATCACGCCTGGGGCGCCTCGGCCGGCTGGCCTGCGTCGACCGGCATGGCCGCGCCGGCCGCGCCGCCGCCCGAACTGGTGCCGGACCCGGCGCCGGGCGCCGCCGTGGCGCCCGACCCGCTGGCCACGGCGCTGGAAGACCTCGCGTTTCCGATCGACCTGCCCGCGCGGCTCGAAGCCGTGGAGCGCGAGCTGATCCTGCGCGCGTTGCGGCAGACCGGCTTCAACCGCACGGCCGCCGCGCCGCTGCTGGGGCTCAATTTCCGGCAGTTGCGCTACCGCATCCAGCAGCTCGGCATCCGCGACGAGCGCGAGGGCCGCGAGGGGCAGGCCGCCACCGACGACGGCGAGCCGCTGCCCGAAGGCGAGGGACGCGATGCCTGA
- a CDS encoding PP0621 family protein produces the protein MARIFLLLAVVLGILWWLRARASAQRGDEQAQAQARREAARADGADGSSEPMVQCAQCGVHLPGSDAIAWHGLHYCRRSHLPDSAGEGGA, from the coding sequence ATGGCAAGAATCTTCCTCCTGCTGGCTGTCGTGCTGGGCATCCTGTGGTGGCTGCGCGCGCGCGCCAGCGCGCAGCGGGGTGACGAGCAGGCCCAGGCGCAGGCGCGGCGCGAGGCCGCCCGGGCGGACGGCGCGGACGGGTCGTCCGAGCCGATGGTCCAGTGCGCGCAATGCGGCGTGCACCTGCCGGGCAGCGACGCCATTGCCTGGCACGGCCTGCACTACTGCCGCCGCAGCCATCTGCCCGATTCCGCCGGCGAGGGCGGCGCATGA